In Vicinamibacterales bacterium, the following proteins share a genomic window:
- a CDS encoding PP2C family protein-serine/threonine phosphatase, whose protein sequence is MGKQANPSGAHWFDMWTRDVARDVTAEDLGRLFTHDSREAYRFFSRGLDEDRLAREPWWRRQLLRMRQVFVAFTLKLSPARRALYLISLVVALIGVIKLYRGWTMVSVPFGTPFFNVVVVAPQWADGTFALLVSIVLVNLLVLLEVADRLSLKGELEVAREIQLAMLPTGTYTAGDAEICGVTRPANTVGGDFYDVLPLIDDPEGRVIVTIGDVAGKGSPAALLMALLLAVLRTLVDEKLEACALVARLNTQICRHTPGSRFITLFYGVYTPATGALTYVNAGQNPPLLRRADGTIERLTGTGIALGMFEGSTYDAVTTSVGHGDLLVLYSDGITEAENPAGQPFEETGLERLVAARGSDSPAVLAPAILHAVEGHARDSRFTDDLTVLILKRT, encoded by the coding sequence ATGGGGAAGCAGGCTAATCCCTCGGGCGCGCACTGGTTCGACATGTGGACCAGGGACGTGGCGCGGGACGTCACGGCGGAGGATCTCGGGCGGCTGTTCACGCACGATTCGCGCGAGGCCTACCGGTTCTTCTCGCGCGGGCTGGACGAGGACCGGCTCGCGCGCGAGCCGTGGTGGCGGCGTCAGCTGCTCCGGATGCGGCAGGTCTTCGTCGCGTTCACGCTGAAGCTGTCGCCGGCGCGGCGCGCGTTGTACCTGATCTCGCTCGTGGTCGCGCTGATCGGCGTGATCAAGCTCTATCGCGGCTGGACCATGGTCTCCGTCCCGTTCGGCACGCCTTTCTTCAACGTCGTCGTCGTCGCGCCGCAGTGGGCCGACGGCACGTTCGCGCTCCTCGTCAGCATCGTGCTGGTGAACCTGCTGGTGCTGCTCGAGGTGGCCGATCGGCTGTCGCTGAAAGGGGAGCTCGAGGTCGCGCGCGAGATCCAGCTCGCGATGCTGCCGACGGGGACCTACACCGCCGGCGATGCGGAAATCTGCGGCGTGACGCGGCCGGCGAATACCGTCGGCGGGGATTTCTACGACGTGCTGCCGCTGATCGACGATCCCGAAGGGCGCGTGATCGTCACCATCGGCGACGTGGCGGGGAAAGGCAGCCCGGCGGCGCTGCTGATGGCGTTGCTGCTCGCCGTGCTGCGGACGCTCGTCGACGAGAAGCTCGAGGCGTGCGCCCTCGTCGCGCGGCTGAATACGCAGATCTGCCGCCACACGCCGGGATCCAGGTTCATCACCCTGTTCTACGGCGTCTACACGCCGGCCACGGGCGCGCTCACGTACGTCAACGCGGGACAGAACCCGCCGCTGCTGCGCCGCGCCGACGGCACGATCGAACGGCTCACCGGAACCGGGATCGCGCTCGGGATGTTCGAGGGCAGCACCTACGATGCCGTCACCACCTCGGTGGGGCACGGCGATCTGCTGGTGCTCTACAGCGACGGCATCACGGAGGCGGAGAATCCCGCCGGACAGCCGTTCGAAGAGACCGGGCTCGAACGGCTCGTCGCGGCCCGCGGGAGCGACAGCCCAGCCGTGCTCGCGCCGGCGATTCTGCACGCGGTCGAAGGGCACGCCAGGGATTCGCGGTTCACGGACGATTTGACGGTGTTGATCCTCAAAAGAACGTAG